From Lysobacter auxotrophicus, the proteins below share one genomic window:
- a CDS encoding glutathione S-transferase family protein has product MITVYGYSSSGNCHKLRLLLTQLEREFKWVEVDSTAGATRTPEYLAKNPNGKVPMIETDDGRVLTESNAILCWLAEGTPFWAGDAFARAQVLSWLFFEQYSHEPYIAVARFIRGWTQLDSPRRASLPQLRERGNQALAVMEQHLKSNAWFSGEAYGIADIALFAYTAVADEGGFDLSAYPGVQAWIERVRQTPHFVAMPAPPIEVQSRLALRD; this is encoded by the coding sequence CCGTCTACGGCTATTCCAGTTCCGGCAACTGCCACAAGCTGCGCCTGCTGCTCACCCAGCTGGAACGCGAGTTCAAGTGGGTCGAGGTCGACAGCACCGCCGGCGCGACGCGCACGCCCGAGTACCTCGCGAAGAACCCCAACGGCAAGGTGCCGATGATCGAAACCGACGACGGTCGCGTCCTGACCGAGTCGAACGCGATCCTGTGCTGGCTCGCCGAAGGCACGCCGTTCTGGGCCGGCGACGCGTTCGCCCGCGCGCAGGTGCTGAGCTGGTTGTTCTTCGAGCAGTACAGCCACGAACCGTACATTGCGGTGGCGCGCTTCATCCGCGGCTGGACGCAGCTGGATTCGCCGCGCCGCGCATCGCTGCCGCAGCTGCGCGAACGCGGCAACCAGGCGCTGGCCGTCATGGAGCAGCACCTGAAGTCGAACGCGTGGTTCAGCGGCGAAGCCTACGGCATCGCCGACATCGCGCTGTTCGCCTACACCGCCGTCGCCGACGAAGGCGGTTTCGACCTGTCCGCCTATCCCGGCGTGCAGGCGTGGATCGAACGCGTGCGCCAGACTCCGCATTTCGTCGCGATGCCCGCACCTCCGATCGAAGTCCAGTCGCGCCTCGCGCTGCGGGACTGA